The Rhododendron vialii isolate Sample 1 chromosome 8a, ASM3025357v1 genome has a window encoding:
- the LOC131298564 gene encoding beta-amyrin 28-monooxygenase-like yields the protein MVILCGAEGNEFLFSNEGKVVQVWFPSAISKVFPKPKDESMHESAIKVRKILVPFLKADALHKYIAIMDSVIKQHLETYWNGKEVVKVSDVAPRYTIAMACRLLLSIEDPKKFEKLGKQIGDVVEGTMSLPITFLGTAFHSSIKASQAVRKELTGVITQRKIDLSEKRVSPTQDVLSQMLMASDENEIPHVYNEVLREQLEIAISKEAKVLLNWEDISKMRYSWNVANEVLRRRPPSFGTFRKAIIEFTYSGYKIPKGLKLPWMC from the exons AAGTGCCATTAGCAAAGTATTTCCTAAACCAAAGGATGAGTCTATGCATGAGTCGGCGATAAAAGTACGCAAAATTCTTGTTCCGTTTCTCAAAGCAGATGCTCTTCACAAGTACATTGCTATTATGGACTCAGTAATTAAGCAGCATTTAGAAACATACTGGAATGGGAAAGAAGTAGTAAAGGTTTCGGATGTTGCCCCAAGGTACACAATCGCAATGGCGTGCCGATTGCTTTTAAGCATTGAGGATcccaaaaagtttgaaaaactCGGGAAGCAGATTGGGGATGTGGTGGAAGGGACCATGTCACTGCCTATTACTTTTCTAGGGACAGCTTTCCACTCTTCCATAAAAGCATCTCAGGCAGTGAGGAAAGAGCTTACAGGAGTAATCACGCAGAGGAAAATAGATCTTTCAGAGAAAAGAGTGTCTCCAACACAGGATGTATTGTCCCAAATGCTCATGGCCAGTGATGAGAATG AGATTCCTCATGTTTACAATGAGGTGCTTAGAG AGCAACTTGAGATAGCAATATCAAAAGAAGCGAAAGTGTTGCTTAATTGGGAGGACATAAGTAAGATGAGGTACTCATGGAATGTTGCAAACGAAGTGCTTAGGCGGAGACCACCATCTTTTGGTACATTCAGAAAGGCTATTATCGAGTTCACCTACTCAGGGTACAAGATTCCGAAGGGATTGAAA TTACCCTGGATGTGctag
- the LOC131336677 gene encoding uncharacterized protein LOC131336677 isoform X1 gives MKTRKLFGISLSLLIINMAAIMERADENLLPSVYKEVSEAFSAGPSDLGYLTFTRNFVQGLASPLAGILVISYDRPTVLAMGTLCWALSTAAVGASQHLMQVAFWRAVNGFGLAIVIPALQSFIADSYLDGVRGAGFGFLNLVGTVGGIGGGVLATVMAGHEFWGLPGWRVAFIMMATLSSLIGFLVFLFVVDPRRRVTLDHDGADFSDREELVDKSTVNAASIWRESWTATKAVVKVPTFRIIVMQGLVGSLPWTAMVFFTLWFELIGFDHNSAAALLSLFAAGCAIGSLVGGIIADRMSQIYPHYGRIICAQFSSFMGIPFSWFLLKGIPQSVSSYYTYAVTLFLMGLTISWNATAANGPMFAEVVPPKHRTMIYAFDRAFEVSFSSFAAPVVGILAEKIYGYDSKSVDPILGSPREAFALSRGLFSMMAVPFGLCCLFYTPLYRFFRRDRDNARMGSLKEEAMI, from the exons ATGaa AACAAGAAAACTTTTTgggatttctctctctttacttATCATCAACATGGCCGCTATAATGGAGCGTGCAGATGAAAACCTCCTCCCATCTGTCTACAAAGAAGTCAGTGAAGCTTTCAGTGCTGGGCCATCTGATCTGGGGTATCTGACATTTACAAGGAACTTTGTGCAGGGACTGGCATCACCCTTGGCAGGTATATTAGTAATCAGCTATGACCGACCTACAGTTCTTGCAATGGGTACCCTGTGCTGGGCCTTATCAACAGCTGCAGTGGGCGCAAGCCAGCATCTTATGCAAGTAGCATTCTGGAGAGCAGTAAATGGGTTTGGACTGGCTATAGTGATTCCAGCACTTCAGTCATTCATTGCTGATAGCTATTTGGATGGTGTGAGGGGGGCTGGATTTGGGTTTTTGAATCTTGTCGGGACTGTGGGTGGAATTGGAGGTGGCGTTCTCGCTACAGTTATGGCTGGTCATGAGTTTTGGGGGCTGCCTGGCTGGCGTGTTGCCTTCATTATGATGGCTACTCTGAGTTCCCTTATTGGGTTCCTTGTATTTCTGTTTGTGGTTGATCCAAGACGAAGAGTTACCCTTGATCACGATGGTGCTGATTTTTCTGATAG GGAAGAGTTAGTAGATAAGAGCACTGTCAATGCAGCATCAATTTGGCGGGAGTCGTGGACAGCTACAAAAGCAGTTGTGAAAGTGCCGACATTTCGGATTATTGTTATGCAGGGCCTTGTGGGTTCACTACCATGGACAGCCATGGTGTTCTTCACATTGTGGTTTGAACTAATTG GTTTTGATCATAACAGTGCAGCTGCACTACTCAGTCTTTTTGCCGCCGGATGTGCAATTGGATCCCTCGTCGGTGGAATAATAGCAGACCGAATGTCACAAATCTACCCTCACTACGGTCGAATCATTTGTGCGCAGTTTAGTTCTTTCATGGGCATCCCTTTCTCATGGTTCCTTCTTAAAGGGATCCCCCAGTCAGTCAGCAGCTATTATACCTATGCTGTCACCCTTTTCCTCATGGGTCTCACCATCAGCTGGAATGCCACTGCTGCAAATGGCCCCATGTTTGCTGAGGTGGTACCCCCGAAACACCGGACCATGATTTATGCATTTGATCGCGCTTTTGAAgtttccttctcttcttttgcCGCCCCCGTTGTTGGTATCCTTGCAGAGAAGATATATGGATACGATTCGAAATCAGTCGATCCAATTTTGGGTTCTCCGAGGGAAGCCTTTGCATTGTCGAGAGGGCTTTTCTCGATGATGGCAGTTCCGTTCGGTTTGTGTTGCTTGTTTTACACGCCTTTGTATCGTTTTTTCAGGAGAGACCGCGACAATGCTAGAATGGGCAGTTTGAAGGAAGAAGCGATGATTTGA
- the LOC131336677 gene encoding uncharacterized protein LOC131336677 isoform X2, whose amino-acid sequence MAAIMERADENLLPSVYKEVSEAFSAGPSDLGYLTFTRNFVQGLASPLAGILVISYDRPTVLAMGTLCWALSTAAVGASQHLMQVAFWRAVNGFGLAIVIPALQSFIADSYLDGVRGAGFGFLNLVGTVGGIGGGVLATVMAGHEFWGLPGWRVAFIMMATLSSLIGFLVFLFVVDPRRRVTLDHDGADFSDREELVDKSTVNAASIWRESWTATKAVVKVPTFRIIVMQGLVGSLPWTAMVFFTLWFELIGFDHNSAAALLSLFAAGCAIGSLVGGIIADRMSQIYPHYGRIICAQFSSFMGIPFSWFLLKGIPQSVSSYYTYAVTLFLMGLTISWNATAANGPMFAEVVPPKHRTMIYAFDRAFEVSFSSFAAPVVGILAEKIYGYDSKSVDPILGSPREAFALSRGLFSMMAVPFGLCCLFYTPLYRFFRRDRDNARMGSLKEEAMI is encoded by the exons ATGGCCGCTATAATGGAGCGTGCAGATGAAAACCTCCTCCCATCTGTCTACAAAGAAGTCAGTGAAGCTTTCAGTGCTGGGCCATCTGATCTGGGGTATCTGACATTTACAAGGAACTTTGTGCAGGGACTGGCATCACCCTTGGCAGGTATATTAGTAATCAGCTATGACCGACCTACAGTTCTTGCAATGGGTACCCTGTGCTGGGCCTTATCAACAGCTGCAGTGGGCGCAAGCCAGCATCTTATGCAAGTAGCATTCTGGAGAGCAGTAAATGGGTTTGGACTGGCTATAGTGATTCCAGCACTTCAGTCATTCATTGCTGATAGCTATTTGGATGGTGTGAGGGGGGCTGGATTTGGGTTTTTGAATCTTGTCGGGACTGTGGGTGGAATTGGAGGTGGCGTTCTCGCTACAGTTATGGCTGGTCATGAGTTTTGGGGGCTGCCTGGCTGGCGTGTTGCCTTCATTATGATGGCTACTCTGAGTTCCCTTATTGGGTTCCTTGTATTTCTGTTTGTGGTTGATCCAAGACGAAGAGTTACCCTTGATCACGATGGTGCTGATTTTTCTGATAG GGAAGAGTTAGTAGATAAGAGCACTGTCAATGCAGCATCAATTTGGCGGGAGTCGTGGACAGCTACAAAAGCAGTTGTGAAAGTGCCGACATTTCGGATTATTGTTATGCAGGGCCTTGTGGGTTCACTACCATGGACAGCCATGGTGTTCTTCACATTGTGGTTTGAACTAATTG GTTTTGATCATAACAGTGCAGCTGCACTACTCAGTCTTTTTGCCGCCGGATGTGCAATTGGATCCCTCGTCGGTGGAATAATAGCAGACCGAATGTCACAAATCTACCCTCACTACGGTCGAATCATTTGTGCGCAGTTTAGTTCTTTCATGGGCATCCCTTTCTCATGGTTCCTTCTTAAAGGGATCCCCCAGTCAGTCAGCAGCTATTATACCTATGCTGTCACCCTTTTCCTCATGGGTCTCACCATCAGCTGGAATGCCACTGCTGCAAATGGCCCCATGTTTGCTGAGGTGGTACCCCCGAAACACCGGACCATGATTTATGCATTTGATCGCGCTTTTGAAgtttccttctcttcttttgcCGCCCCCGTTGTTGGTATCCTTGCAGAGAAGATATATGGATACGATTCGAAATCAGTCGATCCAATTTTGGGTTCTCCGAGGGAAGCCTTTGCATTGTCGAGAGGGCTTTTCTCGATGATGGCAGTTCCGTTCGGTTTGTGTTGCTTGTTTTACACGCCTTTGTATCGTTTTTTCAGGAGAGACCGCGACAATGCTAGAATGGGCAGTTTGAAGGAAGAAGCGATGATTTGA
- the LOC131336678 gene encoding uncharacterized protein LOC131336678 has protein sequence MGLSFRRLLGRSNSHPPPSTHLKTNVKTRKLFGISLSLLIINMAAIMERADENLLPSVYKEVSEAFSAGPSDLGYLTFIRNFVRGLASPLAGVLVISYDRPTVLAMGTLCWALSTAAVGASQHFMQVAFWRAVNGVGLAIVIPSLQSFIADSYLDGVRGAGFGCLSLVGMVGGIGGGVVATVMAGHEFWGLAGWRVAFIMMATLSSLIGLLVFLFVVDPRRRVSADHDSVEYSDREELVDKSTVNSASIWLESWTAMKAILKVPTFRIIVLQGLMGSLPWTAMVFFTLWFELIGFDHNSTAALLSLFAAGCGIGALAGGLIGDRMSQIYPHWGRIICAQFSAFMGIPFSWFLLTVIPQSVSSYFTFAVTLFLMGLTISWCTTAANGPMFAEVVPAKHRTMIYAFDRAFEGSFSSFAAPIVGIIAEKIYGYDPKSVDLVSGSPREAYALSRGLFSMMAVPFGLCCLFYTLLYHFFWRDRDNARMASFKGREMT, from the exons AACAAGAAAACTTTTtgggatttctctctctcttcttatcATCAACATGGCCGCTATAATGGAGCGTGCCGATGAAAACCTCCTTCCATCTGTTTACAAAGAAGTCAGTGAAGCTTTCAGTGCTGGGCCATCTGACCTAGGGTATCTCACATTCATAAGGAACTTTGTGCGGGGACTGGCATCACCCTTGGCAGGTGTATTGGTAATCAGCTATGACCGGCCAACAGTTCTTGCAATGGGTACCCTGTGCTGGGCCTTATCAACAGCTGCAGTGGGTGCAAGCCAGCATTTTATGCAAGTGGCATTCTGGAGAGCAGTAAATGGGGTTGGACTGGCTATCGTGATTCCGTCACTTCAGTCGTTCATTGCTGACAGCTATTTGGATGGTGTGAGGGGGGCTGGATTTGGGTGTTTGAGTCTTGTCGGGATGGTGGGTGGTATTGGAGGTGGAGTTGTTGCTACGGTTATGGCTGGTCATGAGTTCTGGGGGTTGGCTGGCTGGCGTGTGGCCTTCATTATGATGGCTACTCTGAGTTCCCTTATTGGGCTCCTAGTGTTTCTGTTTGTTGTTGACCCAAGACGAAGAGTTAGCGCAGATCATGATAGTGTCGAATATTCTGATAG GGAAGAGTTGGTAGATAAGAGCACTGTCAATTCAGCATCAATTTGGCTGGAGTCGTGGACAGCCATGAAAGCTATTCTGAAAGTGCCAACATTTCGGATCATTGTTTTGCAGGGCCTTATGGGTTCACTACCATGGACAGCTATGGTTTTCTTCACATTATGGTTTGAACTAATTG gtttcgatcataatagTACTGCTGCACTACTCAGTCTTTTTGCTGCCGGATGTGGCATTGGAGCCCTCGCCGGTGGATTAATAGGAGACCGAATGTCACAAATCTACCCTCACTGGGGTCGCATAATTTGTGCACAGTTCAGTGCTTTCATGGGCATCCCTTTCTCGTGGTTCCTACTTACGGTGATCCCCCAGTCAGTCAGCAGCTATTTTACCTTTGCTGTCACCCTTTTCCTCATGGGTCTCACCATCAGCTGGTGTACCACTGCTGCAAATGGCCCCATGTTTGCTGAGGTGGTACCTGCCAAACACCGGACCATGATTTATGCATTTGATCGCGCTTTTGAAGgttccttctcttcttttgcCGCCCCCATTGTTGGAATCATTGCAGAGAAGATATATGGATACGATCCTAAATCAGTTGATCTAGTTTCGGGTTCTCCGAGGGAAGCCTATGCATTGTCGAGAGGGCTTTTCTCGATGATGGCAGTTCCGTTCGGTTTGTGTTGCTTGTTTTACACgcttttgtatcattttttctGGAGGGACCGCGACAATGCTAGAATGGCAAGTTtcaaaggaagagagatgactTGA